CATTCGGCTATATACGTACCATCTGCAAACGGGTCCACTCGGTCAGGCGAAATGACCAACCTTCTACGCTTTTGGCGATATTCATCCTCTTTTTCTGCCACCGTTGGCTTGCGTCGTTCTGCGAACGGATCGTAATCCTCGCCCTGCAAACAAAGTATTTGAAAGATTCTTTAATGCCACCAAACTGGCTTAGGCTCACTGATGCCCCACCATACCTGTGCCATCTCGTTCAGGAGTGCCGTTGGTGCCGTGTGCCCATTCGGACGATTGTTTCGTCCGATGGGCATGCCTTCGTCCTCCTCATCGTCAATATCGTCATTTGGAGCGATCGATGTAACATATCCCTCGAATTTACTGCCGCTATCGCCGCCATCATAAAGTTCGCTGTCGAAGTACCCTCTGTCGGCCAAACCTACTCCCTTATCCTTGGCCGCTTCGGCGTTCAGCTCTTTCTTTTTCGCCTGCAAATCTCGAATGTGCGATTCTATGtctgtaataaaacaaacgaaaaggtATTTAGATTGACAGTTTCATTGCTCTATGCGATCGTGTGATCTTTGAATTCACAATTCGTAGATAGTTTCTGGATCTAGATTTTAGACTCGAGCCTCAACGAAACCAAGGACAGCGACGCACTATATTAGAAGGTATTAATATCTTTCACATTTACCTATAATTCTTggtaaaatttgaaaaatgtaGTAATAGCATGGATAGTAGTTTCAAAATATATCACACAGCCTCTTCAACACGAGAAACTAATGGATCGGATAtagctgctgttgttttggtttgataaTTTCCTGCAGCAACATGCATAATCTGAAGTGATGCCGGAAGTTTACAAAACCCACGTCGAAGTATGTTGGTCGTTGAGCTACGAAAAATTACCTTCCCCACGTGTAATTTACCTTCGTGAGTGCGTACTGTGTTATCCATTATAAACTAAATACACTTTTAACTTATAAAATACCGTACACGATTATGAGAAACAAACGTTTATAATCTTGTTTATTGTATTCCTTCGAATGATATTCTACAATCTGTCAGGCTGGAGCATGGAACACAGATTGACAGAACAACCGTGCCCTTTGACAGTAGGTGCGAGCAATGCAGGTCAACGCTGTTGCGTCAAATGttgaaattatattaaaacaaaGAGTTCTGCTGCGACGTTGAGGGTTTTATTTGCAGAATGAATGTGAAAAGCtcgtaaaattaaaaaaactagTCATGAATTTACGAAGGTTTGATTATATGTGACATCGACTTGTGGGAAATATACGTTGTGAACACAAGCTAACCTATATGCAGCACTGTTGTCAAATTTAAATGCATTAGGTAAACGCAAAAGTTTGTTGGAGTTATTGTATATATAAATGTTACTGATATTGTTTATATAAATTTCTATTTGTATCTCTGATAAATCGCAATCAGAATAACGCAGTTATCGCAGCAGAACTCtttgttttaatataatttcaaCATTTGACGCAACAGCGTTGACCTGCATTGCTCGCACCTACTGTCAAAGGGCACGGTTGTTCTGTCAATCTGTGTTCCATGCTCCAGCCTGACAGATTGTAGAATATCATTCGAAGGAATACAATAAACAAGATTATAAACGTTTGTTTCTCATAATCGTGTACGGTATTTTATAAGTTAAAAGTGTATTTAGTTTATAATGGATAACACAGTACGCACTCACGAAGGTAAATTACACGTGGGGAAGGTAATTTTTCGTAGCTCAACGACCAACATACTTCGACGTGGGTTTTGTAAACTTCCGGCATCACTTCAGATTATGCATGTTGCTGCAGGAAAttatcaaaccaaaacaacagcagctaTATCCGATCCATTAGTTTCTCGTGTTGAAGAGGCTGTGTGATATATTTTGAAACTACTATCCATGCTATTACtacatttttcaaattttaccAAGAATTATAGGTAAATGTGAAAGATATTAATACCTTCTAATATAGTGCGTCGCTGTCCTTGGTTTCGTTGAGGCTCGAGTCTAAAATCTAGATCCAGAAACTATCTACGAATTGTGAATTCAAAGATCACACGATCGCATAGAGCAATGAAACTGTCAATCTAAATaccttttcgtttgttttattacagaCATAGAATCGCACATTCGAGATTTGCAGGCGAAAAAGAAAGAGCTGAACGCCGAAGCGGCCAAGGATAAGGGAGTAGGTTTGGCCGACAGAGGGTACTTCGACAGCGAACTTTATGATGGCGGCGATAGCGGCAGTAAATTCGAGGGATATGTTACATCGATCGCTCCAAATGACGATATTGACGATGAGGAGGACGAAGGCATGCCCATCGGACGAAACAATCGTCCGAATGGGCACACGGCACCAACGGCACTCCTGAACGAGATGGCACAGGTATGGTGGGGCATCAGTGAGCCTAAGCCAGTTTGGTGGCATTAAAGAATCTTTCAAATACTTTGTTTGCAGGGCGAGGATTACGATCCGTTCGCAGAACGACGCAAGCCAACGGTGGCAGAAAAAGAGGATGAATATCGCCAAAAGCGTAGAAGGTTGGTCATTTCGCCTGACCGAGTGGACCCGTTTGCAGATGGTACGTATATAGCCGAATGCATGAGATTGAACTCACGACTAATGCGTAATGTGTATTTTGTGTGGGTACTAATTGCAGGAGGTAAAACGCCAGATGTTGGTTCACGTTCCTATATGGAAATTATGCGCGAGCAGATGCTGAAAGGCGAAGAAGCAGAGGTCAGTAGATGAGTTGCGATATCCTTGCTGCAGTACAAATGACTTATATGAGAGCGttctcttttttctccttctgtAGCTGCGCAAAAAAATCCAAGAAAAGGCCAAGGATGGATCGTTGAAGATCAGTATGACAGGACAGGCTGCGAAACCAGCACCAGTTGAAACGAAAAAGCGTGGCCGCTGGGATCAAGCGGTCGATGTGCAGTTCGTAGCACCAAAGAAACTAGCCGTACCGGCGACTCCAACGTGGGATGCGGAAGTAAGCAAGCGATTCAGTAGCATCATATAAGAGAGATATCCAATTTAAACGCTTTGTTTCATAATTCTTCCAGAAAACTCCAGCTGATCATCGCTGGGACGAAACACCAGGACACAAAGGCAGCGAGACACCCGGTGCTACACCGAATGTGCGCATCTGGGACGCAACACCGGCCCATGTGTCCGGTGCAGCCACCACACCAGGCCGCGAAACACCTGCAGAGAAGTCGACCCGTCGAAATCGATGGGATGAAACGCCGAAAACCGAACGTGAAACACCGGGTCACTCGTGGGCTGAAACACCCCGTGCCGATCGCGTCTCCAGCGATGGTGTGCTCCTCGATGCCACCACGCCTGCCTCCAAGCGACGTTCCCGATGGGACGAAACACCGTCCAATGCCACACCGTCGGCCATGACACCGTCGATCGCTATGACACCGACACCGCACGGTACGACGACACCGGGTCACGCCACGCCCCTTCTTACACCGGGCGGAACGACGCCCGTCGGACACAAGGCAATGGCTATggcaacaccaacaccaggcCATCTCGCTTCGATGACGCCGGAACAACTGCAGGCATACCGGTGGGAGAAGGAAATCGACGAACGCAACAGACCATTTACAGACGAGGAGCTAGATGTATTGTTCCCGCCCGGGTACAAGATATTGCCTCCGCCAGCTGGTTACATTCCCATTCGGACGCCCGCCCGTAAGCTAACTGCCACACCGACACCGATTGCCGGCACGCCGGCCGCCTTTTTCATCCAAACAGAGGACAAATCGGCCAAGTTCGTGGATAACCAGCCAAAGGGAAATCTGCCCTTCATGAAGCCGGAAGATGCGCAATACTTCGACAAGCTGCTGGTCGAGGTGGACGAAGATTCGCTCAGTCCGGAGGAGCAGAAGGAGCGCAAAATCATGAAGCTTCTGCTCAAGATCAAGAACGGTACGCCACCGATGCGCAAGGCGGCACTGCGACAGATTACGGACAAATCGCGCGAGTTCGGTGCGGGTCCACTGTTTAATCAAATCCTGCCCCTGCTGATGAGCCCCACCCTCGAGGACCAGGAACGACATCTGCTGGTAAAGGTGATTGATCGTATTCTGTACAAGCTGGACGATTTGGTCCGTCCGTACGTGCACAAGATTCTGGTCGTGATCGAACCGCTGCTCATCGATGAGGATTACTACGCGCGCGTGGAAGGTCGAGAGATCATTTCCAACCTGGCAAAGGCGGCTGGACTTGCTACAATGATCTCAACGATGCGCCCGGACATCGACAATATCGACGAGTACGTGCGTAATACGACGGCTCGTGCGTTTGCGGTCGTTGCGTCTGCGCTGGGCATTCCGTCGCTACTGCCGTTCTTGAAGGCAGTCTGCAAGAGCAAGAAATCGTGGCAGGCGCGTCACACCGGCATCAAGATCGTGCAGCAGATAGCCATTCTGATGGGCTGTGCGATACTGCCTCATCTGAAGTCGTTGGTCGAAATCATCGAGCATGGTTTGGTGGACGAGCAGCAGAAGGTGCGCACTATCACGGCACTCGCGTTAGCTGCCCTGGCCGAGGCAGCCACACCGTACGGCATCGAATCGTTCGATTCGGTGCTGAAGCCGCTGTGGAAGGGCATTCGGACGCACCGTGGCAAGGGTTTGGCGGCGTTCCTGAAAGCCATCGGATATCTGATCCCGCTGATGGATGCAGAATACGCGAACTACTACACGCGCGAGGTGATGCTGATTCTGATCCGCGAGTTTCAATCGCCAGACGAGGAGATGAAGAAGATTGTGCTGAAGGTGGTGAAGCAGTGCTGCGCGACGGACGGTGTCGAGGCGCAGTACATCAAGGAGGAGATATTGCCGCACTTCTTCAAGCACTTCTGGAACCATCGGATGGCGCTGGACCGACGCAACTACCGGCAGCTGGTCGATACGACGGTCGAGATCGCGAACAAGGTCGGTGCGTCCGAGATCATCAACCGCGTGGTGGACGACCTGAAGGACGAGAACGAACAGTACCGCAAGATGGTAATGGAAACGATCGAGAAGATCATGGCGAACCTCGGTGCCGCCGACATCGATTCGCGCCTGGAGGAACAGCTGATCGACGGCATACTGTACGCGTTCCAGGAGCAAACGACCGAGGACGTGGTGATGCTGAACGGGTTCGGCACGGTTGTGAACCAGCTGAGCAAGCGCGTCAAGCCGTACCTGCCACAGATCTGCGGTACCATCCTGTGGCGACTGAACAACAAATCGGCCAAGGTGCGCCAGCAGGCCGCTGATCTGATCTCGCGCATTGCCGTGGTGATGAAGACGTGCCAGGAGGAGAAGCTGATGGGCCATCTCGGTGTGGTACTGTACGAGTACCTCGGCGAGGAGTATCCGGAGGTGCTCGGTTCGATTCTGGGCGCCCTGAAGGCGATCGTGAACGTGATCGGTATGACGAAGATGACACCACCGATCAAGGATCTGCTGCCCCGGCTGACGCCCATCCTGAAGAACCGGCACGAGAAGGTGCAGGAGAACTGTATCGATCTAGTGGGCCGTATCGCAGATCGAGGACCGGAGTACGTGTCCGCCCGCGAGTGGATGCGCATCTGCTTCGAGCTGCTTGAGCTGCTGAAGGCGCACAAGAAGGCGATTCGGCGTGCCACGGTGAACACGTTCGGCTACATCGCCAAGGCAATCGGTCCCCACGATGTGCTCGCCACGCTGCTCAACAACCTGAAGGTGCAGGAGCGTCAGAACCGGGTCTGCACGACCGTGGCCATCGCGATCGTGGCGGAAACGTGCCGTCCGTTCACCGTGCTGCCCGCCCTCATGAACGAGTACCGCGTGCCGGAGCTGAACGTACAGAACGGTGTGCTCAAGTCGCTGTCCTTCCTGTTCGAGTACATCGGCGAGATGGGCAAGGATTACATCTACGCCGTCTGTCCGCTATTGGAGGACGCGCTGATGGATCGCGATCTAGTCCACCGTCAGACGGCATGTGCCGCGATCAAGCACATGTCGCTCGGTGTGTATGGGTTCGGGTGCGAGGATGCGCTCATCCATCTGCTGAACTACGTGTGGCCGAACATCTTCGAAACCTCGCCCCATCTGGTGCAGGCGTTCATGGACGCGGTCGAGGGACTGCGGGTGGCGCTCGGTCCGATCAAGATACTGCAGTACACGCTGCAGGGATTGTTCCACCCGGCCCGGAAGGTGCGCGATGTGTACTGGAAAATTTACAACTCGCTGTACATCGGCGCCCAGGATGCACTCATCGCGGGCTATCCACGCATCACGAACGATCCCAAAAATCAGTACGTTCGCTATGAACTGGAGTACAATCTGTAGACATATGAGggtactttgatttgatttacgTAACTAGCATAACATTTTGATATTGTTTAATTGAATTGTTAGTGCATGGAAGCGTGGGTCGTCGATTAGCGACAACGCGTTATATTGTACATGGATTTATGATTCTGTCACTAGCACAGAATAATGATTCAGTTCATTCTTAGTATGATACCCTTCATTTATCAGATCGTGTTAGATATCGTTGCGTTTGAGATATTCACTCAATAACAACCAAAACTATGTTAAGTAAGCAtagtttattaaattgaacatATTCTGCGTTCTAGCCAATTAGCgatgtaattttaaaacaatttgtaTCAAACATTCGAGGAATAAAGTTGCTTTATGTAGGACTCAATTGAACTCAACGTTCCTGAGGTACGTGAAAGTAAAAATTTCGGTGAGAGTAAGTGAAAAGTTATAGgagtttatttacatttttattctcTCCATGGACATAAACCAGACCGATTATTTCTCTTGCTAGAAGGCGCTGTAATCATGAAGCAG
This window of the Anopheles moucheti chromosome X, idAnoMoucSN_F20_07, whole genome shotgun sequence genome carries:
- the LOC128307389 gene encoding splicing factor 3B subunit 1-like; this encodes MDNTVRTHEDIESHIRDLQAKKKELNAEAAKDKGVGLADRGYFDSELYDGGDSGSKFEGYVTSIAPNDDIDDEEDEGMPIGRNNRPNGHTAPTALLNEMAQGEDYDPFAERRKPTVAEKEDEYRQKRRRLVISPDRVDPFADGGKTPDVGSRSYMEIMREQMLKGEEAELRKKIQEKAKDGSLKISMTGQAAKPAPVETKKRGRWDQAVDVQFVAPKKLAVPATPTWDAEKTPADHRWDETPGHKGSETPGATPNVRIWDATPAHVSGAATTPGRETPAEKSTRRNRWDETPKTERETPGHSWAETPRADRVSSDGVLLDATTPASKRRSRWDETPSNATPSAMTPSIAMTPTPHGTTTPGHATPLLTPGGTTPVGHKAMAMATPTPGHLASMTPEQLQAYRWEKEIDERNRPFTDEELDVLFPPGYKILPPPAGYIPIRTPARKLTATPTPIAGTPAAFFIQTEDKSAKFVDNQPKGNLPFMKPEDAQYFDKLLVEVDEDSLSPEEQKERKIMKLLLKIKNGTPPMRKAALRQITDKSREFGAGPLFNQILPLLMSPTLEDQERHLLVKVIDRILYKLDDLVRPYVHKILVVIEPLLIDEDYYARVEGREIISNLAKAAGLATMISTMRPDIDNIDEYVRNTTARAFAVVASALGIPSLLPFLKAVCKSKKSWQARHTGIKIVQQIAILMGCAILPHLKSLVEIIEHGLVDEQQKVRTITALALAALAEAATPYGIESFDSVLKPLWKGIRTHRGKGLAAFLKAIGYLIPLMDAEYANYYTREVMLILIREFQSPDEEMKKIVLKVVKQCCATDGVEAQYIKEEILPHFFKHFWNHRMALDRRNYRQLVDTTVEIANKVGASEIINRVVDDLKDENEQYRKMVMETIEKIMANLGAADIDSRLEEQLIDGILYAFQEQTTEDVVMLNGFGTVVNQLSKRVKPYLPQICGTILWRLNNKSAKVRQQAADLISRIAVVMKTCQEEKLMGHLGVVLYEYLGEEYPEVLGSILGALKAIVNVIGMTKMTPPIKDLLPRLTPILKNRHEKVQENCIDLVGRIADRGPEYVSAREWMRICFELLELLKAHKKAIRRATVNTFGYIAKAIGPHDVLATLLNNLKVQERQNRVCTTVAIAIVAETCRPFTVLPALMNEYRVPELNVQNGVLKSLSFLFEYIGEMGKDYIYAVCPLLEDALMDRDLVHRQTACAAIKHMSLGVYGFGCEDALIHLLNYVWPNIFETSPHLVQAFMDAVEGLRVALGPIKILQYTLQGLFHPARKVRDVYWKIYNSLYIGAQDALIAGYPRITNDPKNQYVRYELEYNL